In Deltaproteobacteria bacterium, one DNA window encodes the following:
- a CDS encoding ArsA family ATPase, protein MSGSVLEAVRSKKAIIVCGSGGVGKTTTSAALALLAAREGRKVIVMTVDPARRLASALGVVLDDNAECRVDAAGILGCEVRGELYAMMLNPKKTFDDLIRRRSPSEDVARTIFANSAYVHGSSALSGSPDYMAMEKFHELYHERDYDLVIIDTPPAKHAIDFVTAPERWHGILEDNPMIKLMVEAMRASGRSGFSLAKLGKGLFFRTAALVTGEHAIRDAAEFFLAFSNLMGGFGERSDQVSRAFRSSECGFFVVTSTNLITVEEALFLVDTLRRMGIDTSGVIVNRTRKDFVGELPEGYLPGRVAELDRVDETLVPELMRQLGAGSDLRPVMSHLARNLALHQIQLANDRRNVDLVRRRLPSGRFLHWVEELDSDISDLHGLNRVADLLKS, encoded by the coding sequence ATGAGTGGTTCGGTACTGGAGGCGGTCCGCTCGAAGAAGGCCATTATTGTCTGCGGTTCCGGCGGCGTCGGAAAGACGACGACGAGCGCCGCGCTGGCGCTGCTCGCGGCCCGCGAGGGGCGCAAGGTCATTGTCATGACGGTCGATCCGGCCCGGCGGCTGGCGAGTGCACTGGGTGTCGTGCTTGATGACAATGCCGAGTGCCGTGTGGACGCGGCAGGAATACTGGGCTGCGAGGTGCGTGGCGAACTCTACGCCATGATGCTGAACCCGAAGAAAACCTTTGACGATCTCATCCGGCGCCGGTCTCCTAGCGAGGACGTCGCACGGACCATTTTTGCCAACTCGGCCTACGTGCACGGTTCGAGCGCCCTGTCGGGATCGCCAGACTACATGGCGATGGAAAAGTTCCATGAACTGTACCACGAGCGCGACTACGATCTCGTGATCATTGACACGCCGCCGGCCAAGCACGCCATTGATTTCGTGACCGCTCCGGAACGCTGGCACGGCATCCTGGAAGACAATCCGATGATCAAGCTGATGGTGGAAGCCATGCGGGCGTCGGGCCGGAGCGGGTTCTCGCTTGCCAAGCTGGGCAAGGGGTTGTTTTTTCGAACGGCTGCGCTTGTCACAGGTGAACATGCCATCCGCGATGCGGCGGAGTTCTTTCTCGCATTCAGCAACCTGATGGGCGGCTTCGGCGAGCGTTCAGACCAGGTGTCACGGGCGTTCCGGTCCTCCGAGTGCGGGTTTTTCGTGGTGACGAGCACGAACCTGATCACGGTGGAGGAGGCTCTTTTCCTTGTCGATACGCTCCGCCGCATGGGAATCGATACCAGCGGTGTTATTGTCAACCGTACCCGCAAGGATTTCGTTGGAGAACTTCCCGAAGGATATCTGCCCGGCCGGGTGGCTGAACTGGACCGGGTGGACGAAACGCTCGTTCCGGAACTTATGAGACAGCTGGGGGCGGGGAGCGACCTGCGCCCGGTGATGTCGCATCTTGCCCGGAATCTTGCGCTCCACCAGATTCAGCTTGCCAACGACCGCCGCAATGTCGATCTGGTCCGCCGCCGGCTGCCTTCCGGTCGGTTCCTTCACTGGGTCGAGGAGCTTGATTCCGACATCTCCGACCTGCACGGGCTTAATCGCGTGGCCGATCTTTTGAAGAGTTAG
- a CDS encoding dehydratase, whose translation MGQVFIENIKAGDSMPPLTTDPITRVQLVKYAGSSLDFNPLHYDEDFAHKAGLKGCIAHGMLSMGFLGRYVRNWAGPRAHVKVIDVRFTSPTDLGDTVTCKGTVKNVNAQTREVECEFETATQRGNVTVKGSAIVVLPSQKN comes from the coding sequence ATGGGACAGGTTTTCATCGAGAACATCAAGGCTGGTGATTCGATGCCGCCGCTCACAACCGATCCGATTACACGTGTTCAGCTGGTCAAGTACGCCGGGTCCAGTCTGGACTTCAATCCTCTTCACTACGATGAGGATTTCGCGCATAAGGCGGGCCTGAAAGGGTGTATCGCGCACGGCATGCTGTCGATGGGTTTTCTGGGCCGCTACGTGAGGAACTGGGCCGGCCCCAGGGCGCACGTCAAGGTGATCGACGTGCGGTTTACCTCGCCGACCGATCTGGGCGATACGGTCACCTGCAAGGGTACCGTGAAAAATGTCAATGCACAGACCCGCGAGGTTGAGTGCGAGTTTGAAACCGCGACTCAGCGGGGGAATGTGACGGTAAAGGGTTCGGCCATTGTCGTCCTGCCAAGTCAGAAGAACTGA
- a CDS encoding ArsA family ATPase, with amino-acid sequence MVPLLDKSLLINSGKGGVGKSTLSAALAVLAARKGKRVLLVESDTKADSFGRLHEIFQVPPMGHTPREIFPNLWGASLNADQALEDYITGIVRVRTVVRAIFNADFVKMAYAAAPGVKELLIILAIHGFSEEKDRRGHKRFDLIVYDAPPTGHGLFFLQMPQTLIDIVKVGPLIQVARGVNSFLMDSRRTQLNLVTIAQEMPVVETMEFIQSIRDTMEISIGCTFLNALHDRAVPAEQEAAAAQVRELALRTAKSDAPEHRILRALTECERLWNQRHAVEASHVEKLRPQGVPVVRVPFIYAERFDKTTIHEVARCLETQIA; translated from the coding sequence ATGGTACCGCTGCTCGACAAGTCCCTGCTGATCAATTCAGGCAAAGGCGGCGTGGGGAAGTCCACATTGTCGGCTGCCTTGGCCGTGCTTGCCGCCCGGAAGGGCAAGCGGGTTCTGCTCGTCGAGAGCGACACCAAGGCCGACTCGTTCGGCCGTCTGCACGAAATCTTCCAGGTGCCGCCGATGGGGCATACCCCGCGGGAGATCTTTCCTAATCTCTGGGGCGCTTCGCTGAACGCCGACCAGGCCCTTGAGGATTACATCACCGGGATCGTGCGGGTCAGAACCGTGGTGCGGGCCATATTCAATGCCGACTTCGTGAAGATGGCCTACGCGGCGGCACCCGGCGTGAAGGAACTGCTCATCATTCTCGCGATCCATGGGTTTTCCGAGGAAAAGGACCGGCGCGGACACAAGCGGTTCGACCTGATTGTTTACGATGCCCCGCCCACCGGACACGGGCTTTTCTTCCTCCAGATGCCCCAAACGCTGATTGATATCGTGAAGGTGGGGCCGCTCATCCAGGTTGCGCGGGGGGTAAACAGTTTCCTGATGGATTCCCGCCGGACCCAGCTGAATCTCGTCACCATCGCCCAGGAAATGCCGGTGGTGGAGACGATGGAGTTCATCCAGTCGATACGGGATACGATGGAGATCAGTATCGGTTGCACGTTTCTGAATGCGCTCCACGACCGGGCTGTGCCGGCCGAGCAGGAAGCCGCTGCCGCCCAGGTGCGGGAACTGGCCCTCAGGACGGCGAAAAGCGATGCGCCCGAACACCGGATTCTCCGTGCGCTTACCGAATGTGAGCGGCTCTGGAACCAGCGTCACGCCGTTGAGGCGTCCCATGTGGAAAAGCTCAGGCCACAGGGAGTTCCGGTGGTGCGGGTGCCGTTCATTTATGCCGAAAGGTTCGACAAGACGACGATTCACGAAGTCGCCCGCTGCCTGGAGACGCAGATCGCATGA
- a CDS encoding zf-TFIIB domain-containing protein produces the protein MSDNLKKLTAQEAVSLEEEYFKQQDAERLSKLREKLDREKAQLELQKRKETHWMRCPKCGGHMSEFNFKVVVADKCDDCGYIGFDNGELELVAGSDKNVMKGIINFFKK, from the coding sequence ATGTCTGACAACCTGAAAAAACTGACCGCCCAGGAAGCCGTTTCACTTGAGGAAGAGTATTTCAAGCAGCAGGACGCCGAACGGTTGTCGAAGCTCCGCGAGAAGCTTGACAGGGAGAAGGCCCAGCTTGAACTGCAAAAGCGCAAGGAAACCCACTGGATGCGCTGCCCCAAGTGCGGCGGCCACATGAGCGAGTTCAACTTCAAGGTTGTTGTCGCCGACAAGTGCGACGATTGCGGCTACATCGGGTTCGACAACGGCGAACTGGAATTGGTCGCCGGTTCGGACAAGAACGTGATGAAGGGCATTATCAACTTCTTCAAGAAGTAG